One segment of Paenibacillus sp. FSL R7-0337 DNA contains the following:
- a CDS encoding ATP-binding cassette domain-containing protein, whose translation MTATVFEAEGLSKEYPTGAALDQLCMRIEAGDVYGFVGENGAGKTTLMRIIGGLVHPTAGRMALFGEQSKEKQIAARRRIGFLIERPSLYPHMNAMENLGFYCRIFGIRDKGRSAEVLKLVGLDEAGPKKAGEYSLGMRQRLGIAVALLNRPEFLVLDEPVNGLDPAGIVEVRHILEQLSREQGVTLLISSHILSELQLLAGKYGFIHQGRLIQEISAAELQRSAQVMICITTSSPAAAVAEILRQELSCGDIRVKQSGEIELPRSGVDLERLMSLLVQREIPVDGFHLTAPNLEQYYMDLIGGGGR comes from the coding sequence TTGACGGCAACGGTATTTGAGGCTGAGGGCTTATCCAAGGAGTACCCTACAGGAGCGGCGCTGGATCAGCTCTGCATGAGAATTGAGGCGGGGGATGTATACGGCTTCGTGGGGGAGAACGGGGCAGGCAAAACAACGCTGATGAGAATCATCGGCGGTCTGGTGCATCCGACAGCCGGAAGGATGGCCTTATTCGGAGAGCAGAGCAAGGAGAAACAGATTGCGGCCAGACGCCGGATCGGCTTTCTGATTGAACGGCCTTCGCTCTATCCGCATATGAATGCTATGGAGAATCTGGGCTTTTACTGCCGGATCTTCGGCATCAGGGATAAGGGCAGAAGTGCTGAAGTGCTGAAGCTTGTAGGTCTGGATGAGGCGGGACCAAAGAAGGCGGGCGAGTATTCGCTTGGCATGCGCCAGCGGCTGGGAATTGCGGTGGCCCTCCTGAACCGGCCGGAGTTCCTGGTGCTGGATGAGCCGGTGAATGGACTCGACCCTGCGGGAATTGTGGAGGTCAGGCATATCCTGGAGCAACTGTCCCGGGAACAAGGCGTGACTCTGCTGATCTCCAGCCATATTCTGAGTGAGCTGCAGCTGCTGGCCGGTAAATACGGCTTCATTCATCAAGGCCGGCTGATTCAGGAGATTTCGGCTGCTGAACTGCAGCGGTCTGCGCAGGTGATGATCTGTATTACCACATCTTCTCCGGCAGCAGCTGTAGCTGAGATATTGAGGCAGGAGCTAAGTTGCGGGGATATCCGGGTCAAGCAGTCCGGAGAGATCGAGCTTCCCCGCAGCGGGGTAGATCTGGAGCGCCTAATGTCTCTTCTCGTGCAGCGGGAGATTCCGGTTGACGGCTTCCATCTGACGGCGCCCAATCTGGAGCAGTATTATATGGACTTGATCGGGGGCGGCGGAAGATGA
- a CDS encoding sensor histidine kinase yields MNSLLLDEIIYLAVLPLLSVILHLFFSRFFTCRVESRLRLTAFYILYIGVHALLHHSSLPGLLLMAANIGLILGLSLLYRGSLAWRLYAAVFISAVIILSDAAVLLPRTDFGYRLGLLLSKLLMLLLVLLLRRLVKDEGRGQPNGWLGSVVFLCPCLSIAVLLKLSGSPFFQLYPQLFPIVPALLLAINLLIFLLIDRVLNAQSERSQRLLLEQQNSYYVNQYHRNREFQEEALRFRHDFNHILLGLRSRILSGEEAASTAELDALLGSTGQAQAYCNTGNPVIDSILDYKRQEAFTAEIDLRLELSLPPRLMLDTAVISVILGNALDNAREAVSLIPKEQGTERYIAVHMHYLNDSLFIRIQNPYAGSVLQGPGGELLTTKSDKRSHGIGLRNIRQTMERAGGLFQLAYSGQLFQLELVLFHMERDERGGRLVSEGE; encoded by the coding sequence ATGAATTCCTTACTCCTCGATGAAATCATATATCTCGCTGTACTACCGCTCCTGTCAGTCATACTGCATCTCTTCTTCAGCCGCTTCTTCACCTGCCGTGTAGAATCACGGCTGCGGCTGACCGCCTTTTATATTCTGTATATTGGTGTTCATGCTCTGCTCCATCACAGCTCCCTGCCCGGCTTGCTGCTGATGGCTGCTAATATCGGACTGATCCTGGGTCTGTCCCTGCTCTACAGGGGCAGCCTTGCCTGGCGGTTATACGCTGCGGTGTTTATCTCTGCTGTAATTATCCTCAGCGATGCAGCGGTTCTTCTGCCGCGTACAGACTTCGGTTACAGGCTTGGCTTGCTGCTCTCGAAGCTCTTGATGCTATTGCTCGTGCTGCTGCTGCGCAGGCTGGTGAAAGACGAGGGCCGGGGCCAGCCAAACGGATGGTTAGGGTCTGTTGTCTTTCTCTGTCCTTGTCTTAGCATTGCGGTATTGCTGAAGTTATCCGGCAGTCCCTTCTTCCAGCTATATCCGCAGTTATTCCCTATTGTTCCCGCCTTGCTGCTCGCTATCAATCTCTTGATCTTCCTCCTGATTGACCGCGTGCTGAACGCGCAGTCTGAACGCAGCCAGCGCCTGCTGCTGGAGCAGCAGAACAGCTATTATGTGAACCAATACCACCGGAACCGGGAATTTCAGGAGGAAGCTCTCCGCTTCCGCCATGACTTCAACCATATTCTGCTGGGCCTGCGCTCCAGAATTCTCAGCGGAGAAGAAGCCGCCTCTACAGCCGAGCTGGACGCTCTGCTGGGCTCGACTGGACAAGCCCAAGCTTACTGCAACACGGGCAACCCGGTTATTGACTCCATTCTGGACTACAAACGGCAGGAGGCATTCACAGCAGAGATAGATCTCCGTCTGGAGCTGAGCCTTCCTCCCCGGCTGATGCTCGATACCGCTGTTATCAGCGTTATTCTGGGCAATGCCCTTGACAATGCACGGGAAGCAGTCAGCCTGATCCCCAAGGAACAGGGAACAGAACGGTACATCGCGGTCCATATGCATTATCTGAATGACAGCTTATTTATACGGATTCAGAATCCGTATGCCGGGTCTGTCCTCCAAGGCCCAGGCGGCGAGCTGCTGACGACCAAAAGCGATAAGCGCTCCCACGGGATCGGACTGCGGAATATCCGCCAGACGATGGAGCGGGCCGGCGGGCTGTTTCAGCTTGCTTACAGCGGCCAGCTGTTTCAGCTGGAGCTGGTGCTTTTTCATATGGAGAGAGATGAACGTGGCGGAAGACTAGTGTCCGAGGGGGAATGA
- a CDS encoding LytTR family DNA-binding domain-containing protein gives MIHIAVCDDEPRAAGEAERLILETGEHLNEPIEISIYYSGESFARALRDGSQFDIILMDIELGGLDGIAAGQLLREDDGNDPVQLIYISSHEEYHMQLFDLRPSGFMKKPVTPESFKQKLVRAIHKTLRLRQQGRTNFLAVQLKNQELRIPHRDIHYLESSIRRITLVTHDRTLQYYGKLIEEEQKLASSHFVRIHQSYIVNFYSIQAISAKKIILTTGCELPVSSKYSPAVRRAYLHFRGELV, from the coding sequence ATGATTCATATTGCTGTGTGTGACGATGAGCCCCGCGCAGCCGGAGAGGCCGAGCGCCTGATTCTGGAAACCGGAGAACACTTAAACGAGCCTATTGAAATTTCCATATATTATTCAGGAGAAAGCTTTGCCCGGGCCCTCCGAGATGGCAGCCAGTTCGATATTATCTTGATGGACATTGAGCTGGGCGGTCTGGACGGCATTGCGGCGGGACAACTGCTGAGGGAAGATGACGGCAATGATCCGGTGCAGCTTATCTATATTTCCAGCCATGAAGAATACCATATGCAGCTGTTTGACTTGCGTCCGTCGGGGTTCATGAAAAAGCCGGTAACGCCGGAGAGCTTCAAGCAGAAGCTGGTCCGGGCCATACATAAGACCCTCCGTCTCCGGCAGCAGGGCCGGACTAACTTCCTTGCAGTACAGCTGAAGAACCAGGAACTAAGGATTCCTCACAGGGACATTCATTATCTGGAGAGCAGCATCCGGCGGATTACACTGGTTACTCATGATCGGACACTGCAATACTACGGGAAGCTAATAGAGGAGGAGCAGAAGCTGGCGTCCAGCCATTTCGTAAGAATTCACCAGTCCTATATCGTGAACTTCTATTCAATCCAGGCCATCAGCGCCAAAAAAATCATTCTCACCACCGGCTGTGAGCTGCCGGTCAGCAGCAAATATAGCCCCGCTGTGCGCAGGGCCTATCTTCATTTCAGGGGGGAGCTGGTATGA
- a CDS encoding aldo/keto reductase, which translates to MYIANSERYDKMKYNRTGRSGLLLPAISLGLWHNFGGNDVYENGRAMVRRAFDLGITHFDLANNYGPPAGSAEESFGRMLKTDLAPYRDELIISSKAGYYMWPGPYGEWGSRKYLVSSLDQSLQRMGLDYVDIYYHHRPDPNTPLEETMSALDFLVRQGKALYVGLSNYKPEEAREAAQILRRLGTPCLIHQPNYSMMSRWIEDGLQDVLEEEGIGTIAFSPLQKGILTDRYLNGIAADSRAAGPSVFLSEKELTPEVLAKVGKLNEIAAARGQKMSQLALSWVLRGGKVTSALIGASKISQIEDAVASLNAPELSAEELEQIETILRG; encoded by the coding sequence ATGTATATCGCCAATTCTGAACGCTATGACAAGATGAAATATAACCGCACCGGACGCAGCGGCCTGCTGCTTCCGGCCATCTCCCTCGGGCTATGGCATAATTTCGGCGGCAATGATGTGTATGAGAATGGCCGCGCGATGGTCCGCCGGGCATTTGACCTGGGGATCACCCACTTCGATCTGGCCAATAACTATGGCCCGCCTGCCGGCTCTGCGGAAGAGAGCTTCGGCCGGATGCTGAAGACGGATCTAGCGCCTTACCGCGATGAGCTGATCATCTCAAGCAAAGCCGGATATTATATGTGGCCTGGCCCGTACGGGGAATGGGGCTCCAGGAAGTATCTGGTCTCCAGTCTGGATCAGAGCCTGCAGCGGATGGGGCTGGATTATGTAGACATCTACTACCACCACCGTCCGGACCCGAATACACCGCTGGAAGAGACCATGTCCGCCCTTGATTTCCTGGTCCGTCAGGGCAAGGCGCTGTATGTTGGCCTCTCGAACTACAAGCCGGAGGAAGCGCGCGAAGCCGCGCAGATTCTCCGCCGCCTGGGCACGCCTTGCCTAATCCATCAGCCGAACTATTCGATGATGTCGCGCTGGATCGAAGACGGCCTGCAGGATGTACTGGAGGAAGAGGGCATTGGCACCATCGCCTTCTCACCGCTGCAAAAGGGGATTCTGACCGACCGCTACCTGAACGGCATCGCAGCCGATTCCCGTGCAGCCGGACCCAGCGTGTTCCTCTCCGAGAAGGAGCTCACGCCTGAGGTGCTGGCCAAGGTTGGCAAGCTGAACGAAATTGCGGCGGCACGCGGACAGAAAATGTCCCAGCTCGCCTTATCCTGGGTGCTGCGCGGCGGCAAGGTGACCTCTGCACTGATCGGGGCAAGCAAGATCAGCCAGATCGAGGATGCTGTAGCTTCACTGAATGCGCCTGAGCTAAGCGCAGAAGAGCTTGAGCAGATTGAGACGATTCTGCGCGGATAA
- a CDS encoding response regulator: MQVKVILVDDERMMHLILSTMLLKLPEVELAGTFTDTKSAAAFLVEHPDVELAFVDLSMPGEGGMAFAARLAAAASPVQIVFVTSHKEFALEAYDLSVLDYLVKPVSQERLARTVNRVLTQRRAAPARLSPQPEVQAPAGSGRVTLTMLGDVAVSSGAGRVKWTSRKCAELFAYLLLLRGKRVPRSRLVADIFGGMHKTNAESYLNTTVYQLRKSLEPLGLREAIRSENDGYALELQAPVIDYLQFEQEAAALHTIELPDIERAMRIEQLYTGELFGDKAYVWAIHETERYAELYASFVKRLAAALIASRDSAAASKLLLKLNKRNPLDESVIRKLMAVHELAGDKKGLNAVYTDYVRLLSRELGIKPSGDLIYLYDSLVRRISELK, encoded by the coding sequence ATGCAAGTGAAGGTTATACTGGTCGATGATGAACGGATGATGCATCTGATCCTTAGCACTATGCTGCTTAAACTGCCTGAAGTTGAGCTTGCGGGTACGTTCACAGATACGAAGTCGGCTGCTGCCTTTCTGGTGGAGCACCCGGATGTGGAGCTTGCCTTCGTAGACCTCTCTATGCCGGGAGAAGGCGGCATGGCCTTTGCAGCCAGGCTGGCGGCTGCCGCTTCTCCGGTGCAAATTGTGTTCGTGACCTCACATAAGGAATTTGCCCTGGAGGCTTACGACTTGTCCGTGCTGGATTATTTGGTCAAGCCGGTCTCCCAGGAGCGGCTTGCGCGCACAGTGAACCGGGTGCTTACCCAGCGGCGGGCTGCGCCGGCACGGCTCTCCCCTCAGCCGGAGGTGCAGGCTCCGGCCGGTTCCGGCCGGGTAACGCTCACGATGCTTGGGGATGTTGCCGTCAGCAGCGGGGCAGGCCGGGTCAAATGGACCTCACGTAAATGTGCTGAGCTGTTTGCCTATCTGCTGCTGCTCCGGGGGAAGCGCGTCCCCCGGAGCAGGCTGGTTGCGGATATCTTCGGCGGCATGCATAAGACCAATGCGGAGAGCTATCTTAACACTACCGTCTATCAACTGCGCAAATCTCTGGAGCCGCTGGGCCTGCGGGAAGCCATCCGTTCGGAGAACGACGGGTATGCGCTTGAGCTTCAGGCGCCGGTTATCGACTATCTGCAATTTGAGCAGGAGGCAGCCGCCTTGCACACCATTGAACTCCCGGATATAGAGAGGGCTATGCGTATCGAGCAGCTCTATACAGGGGAGCTGTTCGGCGACAAGGCTTATGTGTGGGCCATCCATGAGACGGAGCGTTATGCGGAATTGTATGCCTCCTTCGTCAAACGGCTGGCCGCAGCGCTCATTGCCAGCCGGGATTCCGCTGCGGCCTCCAAGCTGCTGCTGAAGCTGAACAAGCGGAATCCGCTGGATGAATCGGTGATCCGCAAGCTGATGGCCGTTCACGAACTGGCCGGAGACAAAAAAGGTCTGAATGCCGTCTACACAGACTACGTGCGGCTGCTGAGCCGCGAGCTTGGCATCAAGCCCTCCGGTGACCTAATCTACCTGTATGATTCCCTGGTCCGGCGGATCTCGGAACTCAAATAA
- the msrA gene encoding peptide-methionine (S)-S-oxide reductase MsrA, with translation MTSNDALQLATFAGGCFWCMVKPFDELPGIVSVVSGYTGGHTENPTYEEVGSETTGHREAVQIVYDPELFPYERLLDIYWQLIDPTDDGGQFMDRGHSYAPAIFVQNEEQQKQAELSKERLKASKRFKAPIVTPILPAAPFYPAEAEHQQYYLTHPLDYKLYQKGSGRDDFTALHWNSREDKKRLRERLTELQYEVTQNKGAEPAYQNAYWDHFEEGLYTDVISGDPLFSSADKFDSGTGWPSFTGPVEEGLIRREADYSGGQVRTVLRSRLSGAYLGYLTFDGPEPAKQHYHIYSAALQFVPKAELEDRGLRRYVRL, from the coding sequence TTGACTTCGAATGATGCGCTGCAGCTGGCGACCTTCGCCGGCGGCTGCTTCTGGTGTATGGTCAAGCCGTTCGACGAGCTGCCGGGCATCGTCTCTGTGGTATCAGGTTATACAGGCGGGCATACGGAGAATCCGACCTATGAAGAGGTAGGGTCGGAAACTACCGGGCACCGGGAGGCGGTACAGATTGTCTATGATCCGGAGCTGTTCCCGTATGAACGGCTGCTGGACATCTATTGGCAGCTGATCGATCCGACGGATGACGGCGGACAGTTCATGGACCGGGGGCATTCTTACGCTCCGGCGATCTTTGTTCAGAATGAAGAGCAGCAGAAGCAGGCGGAGCTGTCGAAGGAGAGGCTGAAGGCCAGCAAGCGCTTCAAAGCGCCGATTGTGACGCCCATCCTGCCCGCTGCGCCGTTCTATCCGGCGGAAGCGGAGCATCAGCAATATTATCTGACCCATCCGCTGGATTATAAGCTATATCAGAAGGGCTCGGGCCGTGACGACTTCACAGCGCTGCACTGGAACAGCCGTGAGGACAAGAAGCGGCTGCGGGAGCGGCTTACAGAGCTGCAATATGAGGTCACCCAGAACAAAGGCGCGGAGCCTGCCTACCAGAATGCGTATTGGGACCACTTCGAGGAGGGTCTATACACGGATGTGATCAGCGGTGATCCGCTGTTCAGCTCGGCAGACAAATTCGATTCCGGCACAGGCTGGCCCAGCTTCACGGGTCCGGTGGAAGAGGGGCTGATCCGGCGCGAAGCGGATTATAGCGGCGGGCAGGTGCGGACCGTGCTGCGCAGCAGGCTGAGCGGAGCTTATCTGGGGTATCTGACCTTTGACGGACCGGAGCCGGCGAAGCAGCATTACCATATCTATTCTGCCGCCCTTCAGTTCGTCCCTAAGGCAGAGCTTGAAGACCGGGGGCTGAGACGGTATGTGAGACTCTGA
- a CDS encoding ABC transporter permease codes for MRNLWQAEIYYLRKDLAFKSVTAVFALASLALVLILGSKGGYSLSSYAEPLKTAASFSILFYLVIPLHACFFATEGFEHGSVQNIIAAGHSKAKYFTGKYVLELLAVLGWLLEFYGLYYLFSLAAALITGVPVGHAGYTEDLAAGLTALGLNLLYLAAYCAAVMMLGMLIRKPASAVVAAFFFIFGNLLLSGYLKDASSAVLRAVSEHSLMTQILKFSRIYVENSQLILLSGTGDYIRALWIPAAWILLSLTITLTVLEKRDIQI; via the coding sequence ATGAGAAACCTCTGGCAGGCTGAAATCTATTATTTGCGTAAGGATCTGGCTTTCAAAAGCGTCACCGCAGTCTTCGCCCTCGCCAGCCTCGCACTTGTTCTAATTCTGGGCAGCAAAGGCGGTTATTCCTTAAGCAGTTATGCAGAGCCGCTCAAGACGGCTGCTTCGTTCTCCATCCTGTTCTATCTGGTCATTCCGCTGCATGCCTGCTTCTTCGCAACCGAAGGCTTCGAGCATGGCTCGGTGCAGAATATTATTGCTGCCGGGCATAGCAAGGCGAAATACTTCACCGGTAAATACGTGCTGGAGCTGCTTGCTGTTCTGGGCTGGCTGCTGGAGTTCTACGGTTTATATTATCTCTTCTCTCTGGCGGCAGCGCTGATCACAGGAGTGCCGGTAGGACATGCCGGATATACAGAGGATCTGGCGGCTGGTCTGACAGCCTTGGGACTGAACCTGCTCTATCTGGCAGCTTATTGTGCAGCAGTCATGATGCTGGGGATGCTGATCCGCAAACCGGCTTCGGCGGTGGTGGCCGCATTCTTCTTCATCTTCGGTAATCTGCTGCTCAGCGGGTATCTCAAGGACGCCTCCTCTGCGGTTCTTCGCGCAGTTTCTGAGCATTCCCTCATGACGCAGATTCTCAAATTCTCGAGGATATATGTGGAGAACTCACAGCTGATCCTGCTCTCGGGGACGGGGGATTATATACGCGCGTTGTGGATTCCCGCAGCTTGGATCTTGCTGTCTCTAACTATCACCCTGACCGTTTTGGAGAAGCGGGATATTCAGATATAA
- a CDS encoding ZIP family metal transporter, whose translation MAGALLGSFLSAMATVLGVIPILFVRRLSELWKDVLVAFTAGIMVSASTFGLMPQAIKESGITALTLGLITGVLLLDLIESHIPHIDVENKPGLSTLDSKALLVMIALFIHNIPEGLSTGFSYASEQTSLGPMVAIAIGAQNMPEGLILAIFLMNARASRRKALTIAALTGLMEMVSAVIGYFTASYVQNVVGYGLAFAAGAMLFIVYKELIPESHGHGYERPSTYSFIFGLLAMVYITQFFG comes from the coding sequence TTGGCGGGTGCACTTCTAGGCAGCTTTTTGTCTGCAATGGCAACAGTGCTGGGCGTTATTCCTATTCTGTTCGTAAGGCGGCTGTCTGAGCTGTGGAAGGATGTGCTGGTGGCTTTCACCGCAGGGATCATGGTTTCTGCAAGCACGTTCGGGCTGATGCCGCAGGCCATCAAGGAATCGGGCATTACTGCACTGACTCTGGGGCTGATTACCGGCGTATTGCTGCTTGATCTGATTGAGAGCCATATACCGCATATCGATGTGGAGAATAAGCCCGGCCTCAGCACTCTGGATTCCAAAGCGCTGCTCGTCATGATTGCGCTGTTCATTCATAACATCCCCGAAGGGCTCAGCACAGGCTTCAGCTATGCCAGCGAGCAGACAAGCCTTGGCCCGATGGTGGCGATTGCGATCGGTGCGCAGAATATGCCGGAAGGGCTGATTCTGGCGATCTTCCTCATGAATGCCCGCGCCAGCCGGCGTAAGGCGTTGACGATAGCAGCGTTGACCGGGCTGATGGAGATGGTATCGGCCGTGATCGGGTATTTTACAGCCAGCTATGTACAGAATGTGGTCGGGTACGGTCTGGCATTCGCTGCCGGAGCGATGCTCTTTATTGTGTATAAGGAGCTGATCCCGGAGAGCCATGGTCACGGATATGAACGGCCTTCCACGTATTCGTTTATCTTCGGGCTGCTCGCGATGGTCTATATTACGCAGTTTTTTGGCTAG
- a CDS encoding histidine kinase N-terminal 7TM domain-containing protein, whose product MESRHWMSIMLFIAAALMLFVSFLSYQKRHLPVARTMILIMLTAAFYAFGYGLELLSGNLSQVKLALHIQYLGIPFVSTLWLVQAIQFTGAAARFRKRLIALLFLIPAVIFILQLTNDWHHLIYREFLLNTDPSVSLYYTVKGLWYNIHAAYNYLVLLGGIALFISMFVRALPIVRKQIAVLLLGAVAPMLLNLFLWTGTRIDLTPFGFAVSGIAYAWGILRFNLLRLTPLAMAQVFETIRDGVLLFDYENQIVSYNRAAEKMFPELGSRRRYPADMTEVLAGSGELLERLRGLSDEDERFAYERLQAGRRMYYNCSLSFIHDTGSTPIGKILLVSDITELKESEVRLRENARQLSELNAFKDKLFTIVAHDIRDPVALLVSLTELLGDGLTAADGEHAEVVREIKGQVRNTFQLVDNLLDWYRSQKGTVSFHPQAWSVQQVVRQALMLAGTKAGMKQIRLTERIGSELTVRADKEMLDLILRNLLSNAIKFTGIGGSIVVEALFEEDKVILSVRDDGIGIDEATADMLRLEEPILKAPLGEEAGDARFGLALAREFVRIHGGSLWFESKPGSGTTFFFTLPGSAGGERME is encoded by the coding sequence GTGGAAAGTAGGCATTGGATGTCGATTATGCTTTTTATTGCAGCAGCACTGATGCTGTTTGTCTCGTTCCTGTCGTACCAGAAAAGACATCTGCCTGTTGCCAGAACGATGATTCTGATTATGCTGACAGCAGCCTTCTACGCCTTCGGCTATGGTCTTGAGCTGCTTAGCGGGAACTTAAGCCAGGTGAAGCTGGCGCTGCACATTCAATATCTGGGTATTCCCTTTGTCTCCACCTTATGGCTGGTACAAGCGATTCAATTCACCGGAGCCGCTGCGCGCTTCCGTAAGCGACTGATTGCCTTGTTGTTCCTGATCCCCGCCGTCATCTTCATCCTGCAGCTCACCAATGACTGGCATCATCTGATCTATCGGGAATTTCTGCTGAATACGGACCCTTCAGTCTCCTTGTATTACACCGTCAAGGGGCTGTGGTATAACATCCATGCTGCGTATAATTATCTGGTGCTGCTTGGCGGGATTGCGCTGTTCATATCCATGTTTGTGCGGGCGCTGCCGATTGTACGCAAACAGATTGCTGTTCTGCTTCTGGGTGCGGTTGCGCCTATGCTGCTCAATCTGTTCCTGTGGACCGGAACCCGAATAGATCTTACGCCGTTCGGATTTGCAGTATCGGGCATCGCCTACGCCTGGGGCATCCTCAGATTCAACCTGCTCCGTCTGACTCCGCTGGCTATGGCGCAGGTGTTCGAGACGATCCGGGACGGTGTCCTTCTGTTCGATTATGAGAATCAGATCGTCAGCTACAACCGTGCCGCAGAGAAGATGTTTCCCGAGCTTGGGAGCAGGCGGCGCTACCCGGCGGATATGACGGAGGTGCTTGCCGGCAGCGGGGAGCTGCTTGAACGTCTCAGGGGCTTAAGCGATGAGGACGAGCGGTTTGCCTATGAGCGGCTCCAAGCTGGTAGGCGTATGTACTATAATTGCAGCCTGTCCTTCATTCATGATACAGGCAGCACCCCTATCGGCAAAATCCTCTTGGTCAGCGACATTACCGAGCTGAAGGAGAGCGAGGTCCGGCTGCGCGAGAATGCCCGGCAGCTGTCCGAGCTGAATGCCTTCAAGGATAAGCTGTTCACCATTGTGGCCCACGATATCCGCGATCCGGTAGCACTGCTGGTCAGCCTGACAGAGCTGCTGGGCGACGGGCTGACAGCTGCAGATGGGGAGCATGCGGAGGTGGTGCGGGAGATTAAAGGGCAGGTGCGGAATACGTTCCAGCTTGTTGACAATCTGCTGGACTGGTACCGCAGCCAGAAGGGGACAGTGTCGTTCCATCCGCAGGCCTGGAGTGTGCAGCAGGTGGTCCGGCAGGCCCTGATGCTGGCGGGTACGAAGGCCGGGATGAAGCAGATCCGCCTGACGGAGCGTATCGGCAGCGAATTAACCGTCCGGGCGGATAAAGAGATGCTGGATCTGATCCTGCGCAATCTGCTCTCTAACGCTATCAAATTCACTGGGATAGGCGGCTCTATTGTGGTTGAAGCCCTGTTTGAAGAGGACAAGGTGATCTTGTCTGTCCGCGATGACGGGATCGGTATTGATGAAGCGACCGCAGACATGCTGCGCCTGGAGGAGCCGATTCTGAAGGCGCCGCTGGGAGAGGAGGCAGGAGATGCCCGCTTCGGCCTGGCGCTCGCGCGTGAATTTGTGCGCATTCATGGCGGGAGCCTGTGGTTTGAGAGCAAGCCGGGTAGTGGAACCACCTTCTTCTTCACCTTGCCGGGATCGGCAGGAGGCGAACGGATGGAGTAA
- a CDS encoding aldo/keto reductase, which translates to MKTNRLGQSDLHVSVMGLGCMSLGTEEAQATAIIHEALERGINFLDTADLYDEGRNEEIVGQAIRHRRADVILATKVGNRRIPGQESWSWDASKAYIRSAVKESLRRLQTDYIDLYQLHGGTLEDDIDETIEAFEELKREGVIRHYGISSIRPNVIREYVQRSGIVSVMSQYSILDRRPEESILPLLGRAGISQIARGPLASGILTDHGHSKAQRAYLDYTQAELTALHEQLMSQTTLTRTLTQTALQYPLADPAVAAIIPGASSLEQLRQNMAAARSQPLSALELEAVRDASKAGRYTLHV; encoded by the coding sequence ATGAAGACTAACCGACTGGGGCAATCTGATTTACATGTAAGTGTCATGGGGCTTGGCTGCATGTCGCTGGGGACCGAGGAAGCGCAGGCCACCGCCATTATCCACGAAGCGCTCGAACGCGGAATTAACTTCCTGGATACTGCCGACCTCTACGATGAGGGCCGCAATGAGGAGATTGTCGGTCAGGCCATCCGGCACCGCCGCGCTGACGTGATCCTGGCGACCAAGGTGGGCAACCGCAGAATTCCCGGCCAGGAAAGCTGGAGCTGGGATGCCTCCAAGGCCTATATCCGCTCCGCTGTGAAGGAAAGTCTGCGCAGGTTGCAGACCGATTATATTGACTTGTATCAGCTGCACGGAGGAACGCTGGAGGATGATATCGATGAGACGATTGAAGCCTTCGAGGAGCTGAAGCGGGAAGGGGTTATCCGCCATTACGGCATCTCCTCCATCCGGCCGAATGTGATCCGGGAATATGTGCAGCGCTCCGGCATCGTCAGCGTGATGAGCCAGTATAGCATTCTCGACAGACGCCCGGAGGAGAGCATTCTTCCGCTGCTGGGCCGCGCGGGCATCAGCCAGATTGCGCGGGGGCCGCTGGCGAGCGGCATTCTGACCGATCATGGCCATAGTAAGGCGCAGCGGGCGTATCTGGATTATACGCAGGCCGAGCTCACGGCGCTGCATGAACAGCTGATGAGCCAGACCACCCTTACCCGGACGCTGACTCAGACTGCGCTGCAATATCCGCTGGCCGATCCGGCGGTTGCGGCCATCATCCCGGGGGCCAGCAGCCTGGAGCAGCTGCGGCAGAATATGGCAGCTGCCCGCTCGCAGCCGCTCTCTGCACTTGAGCTTGAAGCTGTGCGGGATGCCAGCAAAGCAGGACGGTATACCCTGCACGTATAG